A DNA window from Streptococcus mutans contains the following coding sequences:
- a CDS encoding lysozyme family protein → MKKKLIRIILLGLLIFIGYQTFTTYQNVKKVLAYRPMVQEVLDENDTKTNENLVLAMIYTETKGREDDLMQSSESSSGIANTITDSRESVKQGITVLSENLEEAQNRNTDVWTAVQAYNFGKNYIRYIAKHGGKSTIKLAKRYSKDVVAPSLGNKTGETYHYHNLVAFYYGGGELYKDGGNIYYAKQVKLNLSLIKFVAAFQRK, encoded by the coding sequence ATGAAAAAAAAACTAATACGAATCATTCTTTTAGGTCTTCTGATTTTTATCGGATATCAAACTTTTACTACCTATCAGAATGTCAAAAAAGTACTTGCATACCGTCCAATGGTGCAGGAAGTTTTAGATGAAAATGATACTAAAACCAATGAAAATTTAGTTTTAGCCATGATTTATACAGAGACAAAAGGCAGAGAAGATGATTTAATGCAATCCAGCGAAAGTTCAAGTGGCATTGCTAATACTATTACCGATAGTCGTGAAAGCGTTAAACAAGGTATAACCGTTTTATCTGAAAATTTAGAAGAAGCGCAGAATAGGAATACGGATGTCTGGACGGCAGTGCAAGCTTATAATTTCGGTAAAAATTATATTCGTTATATTGCTAAGCATGGTGGTAAGAGTACAATAAAACTAGCCAAACGTTATTCCAAAGATGTTGTAGCACCAAGTCTAGGAAATAAAACAGGAGAAACATATCACTATCATAATTTAGTAGCATTCTATTATGGTGGCGGTGAGCTTTATAAAGACGGCGGCAATATCTATTACGCTAAGCAGGTCAAACTAAATCTCTCCTTAATTAAGTTTGTTGCTGCTTTCCAAAGAAAGTGA
- a CDS encoding ABC transporter ATP-binding protein, with product MRSLLIYFKGYLKETILGPVFKLLEASFELLVPLVIAKMVDRYIPHNDKNHLYLMIFFLVLLACSNITVALIAQYCSAKAAVGYTKQLSQSLFQKIMRLPKEKRDELTTSSLVTRLVSDTFQIQTGINQFLRLFLRAPIIVFGSVLMAFLISPRITIWFFLMVFVLFALVYLMSVVVNPLYDKIRRLTDKIVGLTREQLEGSRVIRAFGQIKAEEENFQKTNQDYTDWQIKTGYISTLITPLTYLAVNVTLIVVIWQGQIAISHHYLSQGMLIALVNYLLQILVELLKLTMLVSSLNQSFISARRITQVFDQEEEDVLAPLQSQLVSDDVLVKVTDMIFSYPQAAKSALERISFAVGQGEFFGIIGGTGSGKSSLIQVLLRLYLPQKGNVAIFKDKRSAKTIKEWRNWVSLVPQKAELFTGTIRSNLLLSTEKQVSDEQLWQVLDIAQASDFVNQKPGKLDAQVEAFGRNFSGGQRQRLTIARALLKEAPLLILDDATSALDYLTEAKLLQAIKDNFKKTTLIMVSQRTNSLSKADNILVLDQGKQVALADHAKLLQTCSLYQEIHYSQHPQEEVVK from the coding sequence ATGAGATCATTACTTATCTATTTTAAGGGGTATCTCAAAGAAACCATACTTGGCCCCGTCTTCAAACTTTTAGAGGCCTCTTTTGAATTGCTAGTTCCCTTGGTTATTGCCAAAATGGTTGATCGTTATATTCCTCATAATGATAAAAATCATCTTTATTTGATGATTTTCTTTCTGGTTTTATTAGCTTGTTCCAATATTACGGTGGCTCTTATTGCCCAATATTGTTCTGCTAAAGCAGCAGTGGGCTATACTAAACAGCTTAGTCAAAGTCTTTTTCAAAAAATCATGCGCTTGCCCAAGGAAAAACGCGATGAATTGACAACGTCAAGTTTAGTGACACGTTTGGTTAGTGATACCTTTCAAATTCAAACTGGCATTAATCAATTCTTGCGCCTTTTTCTTAGAGCACCGATTATTGTTTTTGGTTCAGTCTTGATGGCTTTTCTAATTAGTCCCAGAATTACCATTTGGTTTTTCCTGATGGTTTTTGTCCTTTTTGCTTTAGTTTATCTCATGTCTGTTGTGGTCAATCCTCTCTATGATAAGATTCGCCGTCTAACTGATAAAATTGTTGGTTTAACTCGTGAACAATTAGAAGGAAGTCGTGTTATTCGTGCTTTTGGTCAAATAAAAGCAGAAGAGGAGAATTTTCAAAAAACGAATCAAGATTATACGGATTGGCAAATTAAAACAGGTTATATTTCAACCTTAATAACCCCTCTGACCTATTTAGCTGTCAATGTCACCTTGATTGTTGTCATTTGGCAGGGACAAATTGCTATTTCACATCATTATTTGAGTCAGGGAATGCTAATTGCGCTAGTCAATTATTTGCTGCAAATTCTGGTAGAGCTTTTAAAATTAACGATGTTGGTTTCTTCTTTGAATCAGAGTTTCATCAGCGCTAGACGAATCACTCAGGTTTTTGACCAAGAGGAAGAAGATGTTTTAGCGCCTTTGCAATCTCAACTCGTTTCGGATGATGTCCTTGTTAAAGTGACAGATATGATTTTTTCCTATCCTCAGGCTGCTAAATCAGCTCTTGAAAGAATTTCTTTTGCTGTTGGACAAGGAGAATTCTTTGGTATTATTGGCGGGACTGGTTCTGGAAAGTCTAGTTTAATTCAAGTTCTGTTGCGTCTTTATCTCCCTCAAAAGGGCAATGTCGCTATTTTTAAGGACAAAAGGAGTGCAAAAACCATCAAGGAATGGCGAAATTGGGTTAGTCTGGTTCCTCAAAAGGCAGAACTCTTCACAGGAACGATTCGTTCTAACTTGTTGCTTAGTACAGAAAAACAAGTCAGTGATGAGCAGCTTTGGCAAGTGCTTGATATAGCTCAGGCTAGCGATTTTGTTAATCAGAAGCCAGGAAAACTTGATGCCCAAGTAGAAGCCTTTGGAAGGAATTTTTCAGGCGGACAGAGACAGCGTTTGACTATTGCTAGAGCTTTATTAAAAGAAGCACCTTTGCTGATACTAGATGACGCCACTTCAGCTCTTGATTATTTAACAGAAGCAAAACTCTTACAGGCTATCAAGGATAATTTTAAGAAGACGACACTTATTATGGTATCTCAAAGGACTAACAGTCTTTCTAAGGCAGATAATATTTTGGTTTTGGATCAAGGAAAGCAAGTGGCATTAGCCGATCATGCTAAGCTTTTACAAACCTGTTCGCTTTATCAGGAAATTCATTACTCGCAACATCCGCAAGAGGAGGTTGTCAAATGA
- a CDS encoding ABC transporter ATP-binding protein, producing MKARNNKNTLKRLTADFLKQRILVFLALLGTLIQVSLTVYLPVLIGQAVDAVLAKNVQKILPTILISMILVVAFNTIIQWINPLTYNRLVFTYSQKLRQNIIEKLYRLPLSYLDKHSSGDLVSRITTDVEQLSNGLLMVFNQFFVGILTILLTIITMAKLDFFMMILVLVLTPLSLFVARFIAQKSYHLYQRQTRARGAFTQHIEESLRQESLIQSFNAQDQFIHTFDHLNSKYAKYSQGAIFYSSTVNPATRFINALIYALLAGIGALRIMNGNFTVGQLTTFLNYVTQYTKPFNDISAVLSELQSALACAERLYMILDEKDAKDDGKKELVSESVKGAIAFDKISFGYDEKQTLIKNLSVNIPQGSKVAIVGPTGAGKSTLINLLMRFYDLREGQILLDGQAITDYSKASYRQQIGMVLQETWLKTATVLENIAFGYPEASREQVIAAAKAANADFFIKQLPQGYDTFLADAGESLSQGQRQLLTIARIFVHIPKILILDEATSSIDTRTEILVQEAFEKLMKGRTSFIIAHRLSTIQSADLILVMVDGNIVEQGNHKDLMQKKGVYYQMQTAQDSLES from the coding sequence ATGAAAGCTAGAAATAATAAAAATACCTTAAAGCGCTTGACTGCTGACTTTCTTAAGCAGAGAATTTTGGTTTTTCTTGCCTTATTGGGTACTTTGATTCAGGTCAGCCTAACGGTTTATCTCCCAGTTCTAATTGGGCAAGCAGTTGATGCTGTTCTTGCTAAAAATGTCCAGAAAATCTTACCGACAATCTTGATTAGCATGATTCTTGTTGTTGCCTTTAATACCATTATCCAATGGATCAATCCCTTGACTTACAATCGTTTGGTTTTCACTTATAGCCAGAAGCTTCGGCAGAATATCATTGAAAAACTTTATCGCCTCCCTTTATCTTATTTGGATAAGCATTCTTCAGGTGATTTAGTCAGTCGTATAACAACGGATGTTGAACAATTATCCAACGGACTTTTAATGGTTTTTAATCAGTTTTTCGTAGGTATTTTGACTATTTTGTTAACCATCATAACAATGGCGAAGCTAGACTTTTTTATGATGATTTTGGTACTGGTCTTAACACCACTTTCCTTATTTGTTGCTCGTTTTATTGCTCAAAAGAGTTATCATCTTTATCAAAGACAAACCAGAGCCAGAGGAGCATTTACTCAACATATTGAGGAGAGTCTTCGTCAGGAAAGTTTGATTCAAAGCTTCAATGCTCAAGATCAATTTATTCACACTTTTGATCATCTAAATAGCAAATATGCTAAGTATTCACAAGGTGCTATTTTCTATTCATCTACAGTCAATCCCGCGACACGTTTTATCAATGCCTTAATTTATGCGCTCTTAGCTGGTATCGGAGCATTACGCATTATGAATGGGAATTTTACTGTGGGGCAATTGACCACTTTCTTGAATTATGTCACTCAATATACCAAACCCTTTAATGACATTTCAGCCGTTCTATCTGAATTACAAAGTGCTTTAGCATGTGCAGAACGTCTCTATATGATTCTTGATGAAAAGGATGCTAAGGATGATGGCAAGAAAGAATTAGTCAGTGAATCTGTTAAAGGTGCTATTGCCTTTGATAAGATTAGTTTTGGTTATGATGAGAAACAAACTCTGATTAAGAATTTGTCTGTCAATATTCCACAAGGTTCCAAAGTGGCTATCGTTGGTCCTACAGGGGCTGGAAAATCAACTCTCATTAATTTGCTGATGCGATTTTATGATTTGCGAGAAGGGCAAATACTGCTAGATGGGCAAGCAATCACTGATTATAGTAAAGCTTCTTATCGTCAGCAGATTGGTATGGTCTTACAAGAAACTTGGTTGAAAACGGCTACTGTTTTGGAAAATATTGCCTTTGGTTATCCTGAAGCTAGCCGCGAGCAAGTGATTGCAGCGGCAAAAGCAGCTAATGCCGACTTTTTTATAAAACAACTTCCTCAAGGTTACGATACTTTTTTGGCCGATGCAGGAGAATCCCTATCACAAGGGCAAAGGCAATTGTTAACGATAGCACGAATTTTTGTTCATATTCCTAAAATATTAATCTTGGATGAAGCAACTTCCTCCATTGATACACGAACAGAAATCTTGGTCCAAGAAGCATTTGAAAAGCTTATGAAAGGACGGACCAGCTTTATTATTGCACATAGATTGTCAACTATTCAAAGCGCAGACCTTATCTTAGTTATGGTAGATGGCAATATTGTTGAACAAGGAAATCATAAAGACTTGATGCAGAAAAAAGGTGTCTATTATCAAATGCAGACAGCACAGGATAGCCTTGAAAGCTAA
- a CDS encoding phospho-sugar mutase yields MVYQENYQKWLAYAKLPDYLHQELLAMDEKTKEDAFYTNLEFGTAGMRGYIGAGTNRINIYVVRQATEGLAQLIETKGDDVKKRGVAIAYDSRHFSQEFAFESAQVLAKHGIKAYVFESLRPTPELSFTVRHLGTFAGIMVTASHNPAPFNGYKVYGEDGGQMPPFDADALTDFIRAINDPFSIELADLEESKASGLIEVIGEAVDTEYLKEVKDVNINQKLIDEYGKDMKIVYTPLHGTGEMLARRALAQAGFDSVQVVEAQAVPDPDFSTVKSPNPENQEAFRLAEELGRQVDADVLVATDPDADRLGVEIRQADGSYKNLSGNQIGAIIAKYILEAHKTAGSLPTNAALCKSIVSTELVSKIAESYGATMFNVLTGFKFIAEKIQEFEEKHNHTYMFGFEESFGYLIKPFVRDKDAIQAVLIVAEIAAYYRSRGLTLADGIDEIYKEYGYFAEKTISVTLSGVDGATEIKKIMDKFRGDAPKQFNATDVVKLEDFQAQTATTADGIEKLTTPPSNVLKYILSDASWIAVRPSGTEPKIKFYIATVGNNSEDAQVKIANIEKEINDFVG; encoded by the coding sequence ATGGTATATCAAGAAAATTATCAAAAATGGTTAGCTTATGCTAAACTTCCCGACTATCTTCATCAAGAATTATTAGCAATGGATGAAAAGACCAAGGAAGATGCTTTCTATACTAATCTTGAGTTTGGTACAGCGGGCATGCGTGGTTATATTGGCGCTGGAACTAATCGGATCAATATTTACGTCGTTCGTCAAGCAACTGAAGGACTTGCCCAATTGATTGAAACCAAAGGAGACGACGTCAAAAAACGCGGTGTTGCTATTGCTTACGATTCCCGTCATTTCTCTCAAGAATTCGCCTTTGAATCTGCTCAGGTTTTAGCAAAACACGGTATTAAAGCTTATGTCTTTGAATCTCTTCGTCCAACTCCAGAGTTATCATTTACTGTACGCCATTTAGGAACTTTTGCGGGTATTATGGTAACAGCCAGTCATAACCCTGCACCATTTAATGGTTACAAAGTTTATGGTGAAGATGGGGGACAAATGCCTCCTTTTGATGCGGATGCTCTAACAGATTTTATTCGTGCCATTAATGATCCATTTTCAATTGAATTAGCTGATTTAGAAGAAAGCAAAGCTTCTGGATTAATTGAAGTTATCGGTGAAGCTGTTGATACTGAGTACCTCAAAGAAGTTAAAGATGTCAATATCAACCAAAAATTGATTGACGAGTACGGTAAAGACATGAAAATTGTCTACACCCCACTTCATGGTACTGGTGAAATGCTGGCTCGTCGTGCTTTGGCACAAGCTGGTTTCGATTCTGTTCAAGTGGTTGAAGCTCAAGCAGTGCCAGACCCTGATTTTTCAACCGTTAAATCACCAAATCCAGAAAATCAAGAGGCTTTTCGTTTGGCTGAAGAATTAGGACGTCAAGTTGATGCTGATGTTCTCGTTGCAACCGATCCAGATGCGGATCGTCTTGGCGTTGAAATTCGCCAAGCTGATGGATCTTATAAGAATCTTTCTGGCAATCAAATTGGTGCTATCATCGCTAAGTACATTCTTGAAGCGCACAAAACGGCTGGAAGTTTACCTACTAATGCTGCTCTTTGTAAATCAATTGTATCAACTGAATTAGTTAGCAAAATTGCTGAAAGTTATGGCGCAACTATGTTTAATGTCTTGACTGGTTTCAAATTCATTGCTGAAAAGATTCAAGAATTCGAAGAAAAACACAACCACACTTACATGTTCGGCTTTGAAGAAAGCTTTGGTTACCTTATTAAACCTTTTGTTCGTGATAAAGACGCTATTCAAGCTGTGTTGATTGTTGCTGAAATCGCAGCCTACTATCGCTCACGCGGTTTAACACTTGCTGATGGCATTGATGAAATTTACAAAGAATACGGCTACTTCGCTGAAAAAACCATTTCAGTTACTCTGTCAGGTGTTGATGGCGCTACAGAGATTAAGAAAATCATGGATAAATTCCGTGGTGATGCTCCGAAACAATTTAACGCAACAGATGTCGTTAAATTAGAAGACTTCCAAGCTCAAACTGCTACAACTGCTGATGGTATTGAAAAATTAACGACTCCTCCAAGCAATGTTCTTAAATATATCCTATCAGATGCGTCTTGGATTGCTGTCCGTCCTTCAGGTACCGAGCCGAAAATCAAATTCTACATCGCAACTGTTGGTAATAATTCAGAAGATGCGCAAGTTAAAATTGCTAATATCGAAAAAGAAATTAATGATTTCGTCGGATAG
- a CDS encoding ECF transporter S component has translation MKNQKKSSNIAIIAVFFAVMLVIHLLSSLIFNLWPVPIKPTIVHIPVIVASIVYGPRIGSALGGLMGIISLINNTIILLPTSYLFSPFVPHGNFNSLLIALVPRILIGIFPYYIYKLMQNRFGLLLAGAIGSATNTVFVLTGIFIFFSSVYGGNIQTMLATIISANSIIELIISALLTFLIVPKLLKLKK, from the coding sequence ATGAAAAATCAAAAAAAGTCATCTAATATTGCTATTATTGCTGTTTTTTTCGCCGTAATGCTAGTTATTCATCTGCTTTCGAGTCTCATTTTTAACCTTTGGCCAGTCCCTATCAAACCAACAATTGTTCACATTCCTGTTATTGTTGCCTCTATTGTCTATGGTCCTCGTATTGGATCTGCCTTAGGAGGATTGATGGGAATCATCAGCCTTATTAATAATACTATTATTTTATTGCCGACAAGCTATCTGTTTTCTCCTTTTGTGCCGCATGGTAATTTCAACTCCTTACTCATAGCGCTTGTCCCTCGAATTTTAATTGGTATTTTTCCTTATTATATTTATAAATTAATGCAAAATCGCTTTGGACTTCTTTTAGCAGGCGCTATCGGTTCAGCGACTAATACTGTTTTTGTCCTCACAGGTATCTTTATTTTCTTTTCATCTGTTTACGGCGGCAATATCCAGACTATGTTGGCAACCATCATTTCTGCTAATTCTATTATTGAATTAATCATTTCAGCACTACTAACTTTCCTTATCGTTCCAAAATTGTTAAAACTTAAAAAATAA
- the coaC gene encoding phosphopantothenoylcysteine decarboxylase: MTKKILLAVSGSIAAYKAADLSHQLTKLGYHVNVLMTNAAKQFIPPLTLQVLSKNPVYSNVMKEDDPQVINHIALAKQADLFLLAPASANTLAHLAHGFADNIVTSVALALPLEVPKFFAPAMNTKMYENPITQSNIALLKKFGYKEIQPKSSVLACGDVGSGALADLDTIIQKIEEQL, from the coding sequence ATGACTAAAAAAATTCTACTTGCTGTTTCTGGTAGCATTGCCGCTTATAAGGCTGCCGACCTAAGCCATCAATTAACCAAATTAGGCTATCATGTTAATGTCTTAATGACTAATGCTGCCAAACAGTTTATTCCCCCTTTAACCTTGCAAGTGCTTTCTAAAAATCCAGTTTATTCGAATGTTATGAAAGAGGATGATCCTCAAGTTATTAATCATATCGCATTGGCAAAACAAGCTGATCTATTTTTACTAGCACCTGCCTCTGCCAATACGCTTGCCCACCTTGCTCATGGTTTTGCAGATAATATAGTAACCAGTGTAGCTCTGGCTTTACCTTTAGAAGTTCCTAAATTTTTTGCCCCTGCTATGAATACTAAAATGTATGAGAATCCTATCACGCAAAGCAATATTGCCTTGCTAAAAAAATTCGGATATAAGGAAATCCAGCCCAAGTCAAGTGTACTAGCTTGCGGTGATGTTGGAAGCGGTGCTTTAGCAGATTTAGATACCATCATTCAAAAAATAGAAGAACAATTATAG